Proteins encoded together in one Bacillota bacterium window:
- a CDS encoding extracellular solute-binding protein — MTTLLWAASAAVAAAKEVTIEYWQYYYESKVKLMTDLIKQFEQQNPGIRVEQKTFPYEQFNQKVAISIPAGTGPDVVNLYYGWVPKYVEGGYLQPLPTDAFPPSTIQKEFLPMVDAAKLNGQYWGLPTAVRALALFWNKDLFKEAGLDPNAPPQTWEQLQDYAIKLTKRDKNGQLVQEGYAWNADGQDNHVFIQVLLRQWGVTPFSADNKQVLWNSKPGGYEAFQWWTDLAAKYHVGDPTFMGDYRTAFITGKAAMMIDGSFALGTLKDKAKNINWGVTTLPVRAANPSVRANVGSFWMNALTVNAKGEKRDAAIKFLKFLTSPEVMKVWLEQVGELPARLALTEDPALQKDPVYGPFLAGLKYAYATFFVDETSERQAIIDATNEVRLQGANPKAALDRLVANEQKIRDEYFSNR; from the coding sequence ATGACCACTCTGCTGTGGGCCGCCTCGGCGGCGGTTGCGGCGGCCAAAGAGGTCACCATCGAGTACTGGCAGTACTACTATGAGAGCAAGGTCAAGCTCATGACCGACCTCATCAAGCAGTTTGAGCAGCAGAATCCGGGAATCCGTGTCGAGCAGAAAACCTTCCCGTATGAGCAGTTCAACCAGAAGGTTGCCATTTCGATTCCTGCGGGCACAGGGCCGGATGTGGTCAACTTGTATTATGGTTGGGTGCCGAAGTACGTGGAGGGTGGCTATCTCCAGCCGCTGCCCACGGATGCGTTCCCGCCCAGCACCATCCAAAAGGAGTTTCTCCCCATGGTGGACGCGGCTAAGCTGAACGGCCAGTACTGGGGGTTGCCCACGGCCGTGCGGGCTCTGGCATTGTTCTGGAACAAGGACCTCTTCAAAGAGGCAGGGCTGGACCCGAACGCTCCTCCGCAGACGTGGGAGCAGCTCCAGGACTACGCAATCAAACTGACCAAGCGCGACAAGAACGGGCAACTCGTCCAAGAGGGCTATGCTTGGAATGCCGACGGCCAGGACAACCACGTGTTTATCCAGGTGCTGCTCCGGCAGTGGGGCGTAACGCCGTTCTCGGCCGACAACAAGCAGGTGCTCTGGAACTCGAAGCCCGGTGGATATGAGGCCTTCCAGTGGTGGACGGACTTGGCCGCCAAGTACCACGTGGGCGATCCCACGTTCATGGGTGACTACCGCACGGCATTCATCACGGGCAAGGCGGCTATGATGATCGATGGCTCCTTTGCCCTTGGGACGTTGAAGGATAAGGCGAAGAACATCAACTGGGGTGTCACGACCCTCCCCGTGCGGGCCGCGAATCCTAGCGTTCGTGCGAACGTCGGCTCCTTCTGGATGAATGCCCTGACGGTCAACGCCAAGGGCGAGAAGCGGGACGCAGCCATCAAGTTCCTGAAGTTCCTCACCTCTCCAGAGGTAATGAAGGTTTGGCTGGAGCAGGTTGGCGAACTGCCGGCGCGTCTTGCCCTGACGGAAGACCCCGCTCTCCAGAAGGATCCGGTCTATGGCCCGTTCTTGGCGGGGCTCAAGTACGCGTATGCCACGTTCTTCGTGGACGAAACGTCCGAGCGTCAGGCGATAATCGATGCCACCAATGAAGTCCGCCTCCAGGGCGCGAACCCGAAGGCGGCTCTCGACCGCCTCGTGGCTAATGAGCAGAAGATCCGGGACGAGTATTTCAGTAACCGCTGA
- a CDS encoding sugar ABC transporter permease — protein sequence MASVHLSLRQRKALWGYAFVALPLVFFLVVRIYPALSAFNMSLHQWDVMSTRKPFVGMQNFVQLWHDPVFWKAALNTLLYVVISVPLELILGLVVAVTIQSVNRFRGFYRTIYFVPYITSTVAVSWVWRWMYFKNGGVFNQILLSLGLPAQSFLSGTEQALYCVTAVVVWQALGYFVVIFLAGLEMVPPMYKEAAKIDGANGWHIFRYITLPLLNPTVVFLAVLGTINSLQIFTQIMNMTSGGYGQGDLGGPLNSTLSLVVYIYKQAFYRFQMGYASAITVVLFAIILVVTLIELKILSRRVEY from the coding sequence ATGGCGAGTGTGCACTTGTCCTTGCGGCAACGGAAGGCATTGTGGGGGTATGCGTTTGTTGCGCTGCCACTCGTGTTTTTCCTGGTCGTTCGCATTTACCCCGCGTTGTCGGCTTTCAACATGAGCCTCCACCAGTGGGACGTCATGTCGACCCGGAAGCCCTTCGTGGGCATGCAGAACTTCGTTCAGCTGTGGCATGACCCGGTCTTCTGGAAAGCCGCTCTCAACACCCTCCTATACGTCGTGATCTCGGTGCCCCTGGAGCTGATTCTAGGCCTCGTAGTGGCCGTGACCATTCAATCTGTGAATCGCTTCAGAGGGTTCTATCGCACTATTTACTTTGTTCCATATATCACCTCTACTGTCGCGGTGAGCTGGGTCTGGCGCTGGATGTATTTTAAGAACGGCGGCGTCTTCAATCAGATCTTGCTCAGCCTGGGATTACCAGCCCAGTCGTTCCTATCGGGAACAGAGCAAGCCTTGTATTGCGTGACTGCGGTGGTGGTGTGGCAGGCGCTGGGATACTTCGTGGTGATCTTCCTAGCCGGTCTGGAGATGGTTCCGCCGATGTACAAGGAAGCGGCAAAGATCGACGGGGCAAACGGTTGGCACATCTTCCGGTACATCACGCTGCCGCTGCTGAATCCAACCGTCGTTTTCTTGGCGGTCCTGGGAACCATCAATTCCCTCCAGATCTTCACGCAGATCATGAATATGACTTCCGGGGGCTATGGGCAGGGAGATCTCGGCGGGCCCCTGAACAGCACCCTCAGCTTGGTCGTGTACATCTACAAACAGGCGTTTTACAGGTTCCAGATGGGATACGCGTCCGCTATCACCGTCGTGCTCTTTGCCATCATCCTGGTGGTCACGCTGATCGAACTCAAGATCCTGAGCCGCCGTGTGGAATACTGA
- a CDS encoding carbohydrate ABC transporter permease, with protein MRESAAHGNVHENLKRSGVLLRARDVRAAGLHILLMAGVILMVFPFLWMLATSFKESAEIFNISLIPRKPTWENYRTLLESTQYLRWYLNSAIVAVITTMSEAFFDSMAGYGLAKIKFPGRGLILVLILSTLMIPTEMLIIPWYMMFTRAGLVDTYWGIMLPGLVSAFGVFLMNQFMQGIPDDLLDAARIDGLNEFGVWWHVALHQVKPALAALCILVFLGNWNAFLWPVIVIESPAMRTLPVGIALFSGEAGPEWQLIMAAASLAVVPAVVVFAFFQKQIVQGIALTGMK; from the coding sequence ATGCGAGAGTCAGCCGCACACGGGAATGTGCATGAGAATCTGAAACGCTCGGGCGTGTTGCTCCGGGCCCGAGACGTTCGTGCCGCCGGCCTGCACATCTTGCTCATGGCCGGGGTTATCTTGATGGTCTTCCCGTTCTTGTGGATGCTGGCCACGTCGTTCAAAGAGAGCGCGGAGATTTTCAACATCAGCCTCATCCCGCGCAAGCCGACGTGGGAGAATTACCGCACGTTGCTGGAGAGCACGCAGTACCTCCGTTGGTACCTGAACAGCGCGATCGTGGCCGTCATCACCACTATGAGCGAGGCCTTCTTCGACTCCATGGCGGGATACGGGCTGGCAAAGATCAAGTTCCCTGGGCGCGGGCTGATCCTGGTATTGATCCTCAGCACGCTCATGATCCCCACGGAAATGTTGATCATCCCTTGGTACATGATGTTTACCAGAGCAGGACTAGTGGATACATACTGGGGCATCATGCTGCCCGGCCTTGTGTCCGCCTTTGGCGTGTTCCTCATGAACCAGTTCATGCAGGGGATCCCCGATGATTTGCTGGACGCGGCCAGGATCGACGGCCTGAACGAGTTCGGGGTATGGTGGCATGTGGCATTGCACCAAGTCAAGCCGGCCTTGGCTGCCCTGTGCATCTTGGTGTTTCTGGGCAACTGGAATGCATTCCTGTGGCCGGTCATCGTCATTGAGAGCCCCGCTATGCGCACGTTGCCAGTGGGCATCGCGTTGTTTAGCGGAGAAGCGGGGCCGGAGTGGCAGCTGATAATGGCCGCTGCGAGCCTTGCTGTGGTGCCGGCGGTGGTGGTCTTTGCCTTCTTCCAGAAGCAGATTGTCCAGGGCATTGCCTTAACAGGGATGAAATGA